From Pseudomonas sp. G2-4:
ATGGCCAGCAGACTGCCGGTGACCAGCAACGGAAATTTTTTACGAAACGCGGGGGATTTCAATGCCATCTTATTAGTCCGGGCTTCCTGCGTGCCATCTGCCCGCGGTGTGGGCCGCACGCCTCTCGATGGTCTGAAAAAGATGCTGGATAATAAAGCATGACCCGCTTGACGGCTAGCGCCGTCGGAGACCCTTGCAATGCCCGACCAAGATGTACGCTTGCAACACCTGAAAGTTTGGCTGGATGAACAGCTGCCGATCCTCTTTGCGCAACAGGGCTGGGGCGCCGTACCCCCGGCCACGTTGACCGCGGCCAGCAGCGATGCGAGTTTCCGTCGCTATTTCCGCTGGGAAGGCGAGGGCCGCAGTTTCATCGTGATGGATGCACCTCCGCCCCAGGAAAACTGCAAACCTTTCGTGGATATTGCTTTTTTGCTGGCGAAATCCGGCATCAACGTGCCAAAAATTTACGCCGAGGACCTTGAGCGCGGGTTTCTTTTGCTCAATGACCTGGGCAATCAGACCTATCTGGATGTGATCAACGGCGACAATGCCGACGATTTATTCCACGATGCACTGCAAGCGTTGCTGGCTTTCCAGCAACTGCCGATGGTAGCGCCGTTGCCCAGCTACGACGTCGCCTTGCTACGCCGGGAGCTGGAGTTGTTCCCCGAGTGGTATGTCAAGCATGAGCTGGGTGTCGAGCTCGATTCGGCCCAGCAACAGCTCTGGCAACAGGCTACCGACCTGCTGATCGACAGCGCCCTGGCCCAGCCCAAGGTGCTGGTGCACCGCGACTACATGCCACGCAACCTGATGCTCAGCGAGCCGAACCCCGGCGTGCTGGATTTCCAGGATGCGGTCTATGGCCCCGTTACCTACGACGTGACCTGCCTGTTCAAGGACGCCTTTCTCAGCTGGCCTGAGGAGCGCGTACGCGGTTGGCTGGTGGATTACTGGCAGCAGGCTGGCGCCCTCGGCATCCCGGTCCAACCGGATCTCGAGGATTTCCTGCGGGCCAGCGACTTGATGGGCGTACAGCGTCATCTCAAAGTCATTGGGATCTTCGCGCGCATTTGCCACCGTGATGGCAAACCGCATTATCTGGGCGATGTGCCGCGTTTCTTTGCCTATATAGAAGCGGTCATCGCTCGTCGTCCTGAACTGGCGCCGCTGGATGAGTTGCTTGGCAGCCTGCGTCAAGCGGCCGGGGCGACGGCATGAAGGCAATGATCCTGGCAGCGGGCAAGGGCGAGCGCATGCGCCCCCTGACCCTCACCACGCCCAAACCGTTGGTTCGCGCTGGCGGCGTGCCCTTGATTGAATACCACCTGCAGGCCCTGGCCAAGGCAGGTTTTACCGATATTGTGATCAATCACGCCTGGCTCGGTCAGCAGATCGAGGAACATTTGGGGGACGGTTCGCGGTTCGGCGTGCGAATTCGTTATTCGCCGGAAGGCACGCCGCTGGAAACCGGCGGCGGAATTTTCCGGGCCTTGCCGTTGCTGGGTGATGAAGCGTTCGTGGTGGTCAATGGCGACATCTGGACCGATTACGACTTCAGTGCCTTGCGCCAACCACTCCAAGGGCTCGCACATCTGGTGCTGGTGGATAATCCCGAGCACCACCGGGGCGGTGATTTCACCCTGGCCGACGGAAAGGTTCACGATGATGCGCCGGCTGCCGACAAACTGACTTATAGCGGCATCGCCGTCCTGCACCCGCAACTGTTCGACGGCTGCTCGGACGGTGCATTCAGGCTCGCACCGCTGCTGCGCAAGGCCATGGCCGAGGGGCGCGTCAGTGGAGAGCACCTGAAAGGGCATTGGATTGATGTTGGCACTCATGAACGTTTGGCGCAGGTCGAAACCTTGATAAAAGCGAGTCGTTAATATGTGGTGGCCAGGGACTCTGATTGGAGCCGGGGCGGGCTTTGCCATAGCCAGCATTCCGGGGGCCTTGCTGGGTGCGCTGTTGGGACAGGCGTTGGATCGACGCCTGAACCTGCAGAGCTGGGCGCAGCTACGTGAGCGTCTGGGTGGGCGCCCGGCGTTGCGCAACGATGAATTGTTGTTTGCGTTGCTGGGGCGTTTGGCGAAAAGCGATGGGCGGGTGGTCGATGGTCATATCCAGCAGGCCCGCCAGGAGATGCGCGCCCTGGACTTGAGCGAATCGGCGCAACGCCGGGCCATCGCAGCGTTCAATCGAGGCAAGTCCGGAGATGTCCGCCTGCGCGGCTATCTGCGCCGCCTCAGCACTCAGCCGCATGCGGCTGAAGGCGTGTTGCGGGCCTGCTGGCGGATGGTTTGGGCGGACGGCAAGGCGGGCGTAGGCGAGCGTGAATTGATTGCCCGGTGGGGCAAGTGGCTGGGCTGGACCCAGCAACAGGTCCAGGCCTTGGCGAGTGATTACGAACCGCACAAACTGTCGCTGCCCAGCAGTGGCGTGACGTATCAGGAGGCGTTGCGTTTGCTGGGGGTTTCCGCCACCAGTGAACCGTCGCAGATCAAGCGCGCCTACCGACGCCTGATCAGCCGTCACCACCCGGACAAGATCGCCGGCAGCGGGGCGACTCCACTGCAGGTGCGTGAAGCCACTGACAAGACTCGGGAATTGCACAACGCCTATCGGTTGATTCGGGAGCGACGAGACTTTCGCTAAACGTCGAGAACTGCGATCCCCTGTGGCGAGGGAGCTTGCTCCCGCTCGACTGCACAGCAGTCGCAATCCGGGTTTCCATGAAGAACCGCAGAGCCTGTTTTGGGGAGCGCTTCGCGCTCCAGCGGGAGCAAGGGTGGGTGCGCCGACATACAGAACAGGTAAACCTCACTCCCCCGGCTTCTGCGGACTCAACCAGCCGCGAACCCGGCGAAACAGCTGTTCCTGCTCCGCCGACGGGTTCGGTAAGGCCTTGAGGGAAACCTGGCTGAAGGTCGAGCCTTTCAAGCGTTTGCTTGCCTGCAAACGCTCAAGCGCCGCGTTGCGATCCAGCGGTTTGTCCATGTAGAAGATGTCGGCGGTGGCCAGTTTCAGGGTGGGCGTCAGTTCGGCCAGGCCGGGTTTGGCGGTGACCGGCGTCTGGGCGGCGACCATCACAAAGCGCTCGATCTGCGAGGGCTGTTTTTCATTCAGGTAACGCGCGGCCCAATAGGCGCCGGTGCCGTGCCCCAGCAGGACAATGCTGCGCGCGCTCTGTTGTTCGGCGTAGGCCAGTGCTGCATCGATGCGGGCGAAGATACGCTCGGCATCGGCCCCAGCGTGTTCCTCACTCGTTTCGACGGCGGCTGGGTCTGCCGCATCGGCTTCGCCCCCTGCCACCTGTTCGATCGGTGCTGCGGTGGTGGCGTCCGGCGCCGCGGCCGCCGTGTCGGCCGCTTTGGTCTCGGGCGATGCTTGCGCCACGCGCGGTGCGATGACGTCGCTTTGCAGGTCTGGCAGGGTGATACTCAGGCTGCTCCATTCGACGTCAGGCAATTTTTTGCGCAAAGGGCCGATCACTTCAGGCCAGTCAGCGGTTTCGCCCGCGCCGGGGACTATGATGACCGCGCCTTTGGGTTCGCTGGTGTTGGCCGGTTTCCAGAGCGCCAGGAAGGTATCGCTGCCGGTCTGTAGCTGTTGTTGTTCCTGAGGTGGAAGTTGCCGTCCCAGCGCCGTCGCTTCTTCCTGGCTACGCTCAAGCAAAGGCTGGCGCTCGGCCGGTTTTTCCTCGGCAGCCTGCTCCGCTGCGGCGGGTGCCGGTTCGCTGGCCTGCACAGAAAAGGCACTCGGCAGGATCAGCGACAGGCACAATGCTGGCAATGCCAGGCGATAAACTGAGGACATCGGATATTCCATGACCAGAAGTATTTCCGGCAGCCTAATGGGTTGGTCAGTGTTTGTCAGTGCATGAGACTTCGATGATGCGTTTTTGCTGCCTGTGGGTTATCGGCTGTTTATGGCTTCCCTTGATGGCGTGGGCCGCGCCCGCGCCATCGGCGCATGGGGTGCAATTGAATGCAGGGCAGCGCGAGTGGCTGGCGCAGCATCCGCAATTGCGTGTCGGCCTGGTGTTGCAGGCACCCTACGCGCAGTACGATCGGCGCTTGCAGCGTTTATCGGGGACCAATGTCGAGTTGATGCAATGGCTGGGCAAGGCGTTGAATGTCGAACTGACCTGGCGCAATTTCCAGGACCTGGCGCAGCTTGAAGCTGCGCTGCGCAACGGCGAAGTGGACGTTGCTCCGGGCCTGAGCCAGACGCCGACCGGGCTCAGGCTCTGGCAGTTTTCCGATCCCTACATGCGTGTGCCGCAGCTGATCGTCGGCGAGCAGAAGGGGGCCGAGGGCGTGGAACTGGAAAAACTCGACGCCCAGAGCCGTGTTGCGGTGCGCATGCCCAGTGCCACGGCCGATTACCTGCGCGACAATTACCCGATGCTGAATCTGCAAGGCGTGCCGATGGAGCGCCAGGCCCTGCAATTGCTGTTGAGCCAGCAGGCTCGTTACGCGGTGGTCGATGAAGCTCAGTTGGGGCGGTTGATGGTCGAACCTGAGTTTTCCGGG
This genomic window contains:
- a CDS encoding phosphotransferase, with amino-acid sequence MPDQDVRLQHLKVWLDEQLPILFAQQGWGAVPPATLTAASSDASFRRYFRWEGEGRSFIVMDAPPPQENCKPFVDIAFLLAKSGINVPKIYAEDLERGFLLLNDLGNQTYLDVINGDNADDLFHDALQALLAFQQLPMVAPLPSYDVALLRRELELFPEWYVKHELGVELDSAQQQLWQQATDLLIDSALAQPKVLVHRDYMPRNLMLSEPNPGVLDFQDAVYGPVTYDVTCLFKDAFLSWPEERVRGWLVDYWQQAGALGIPVQPDLEDFLRASDLMGVQRHLKVIGIFARICHRDGKPHYLGDVPRFFAYIEAVIARRPELAPLDELLGSLRQAAGATA
- the murU gene encoding N-acetylmuramate alpha-1-phosphate uridylyltransferase MurU, which translates into the protein MKAMILAAGKGERMRPLTLTTPKPLVRAGGVPLIEYHLQALAKAGFTDIVINHAWLGQQIEEHLGDGSRFGVRIRYSPEGTPLETGGGIFRALPLLGDEAFVVVNGDIWTDYDFSALRQPLQGLAHLVLVDNPEHHRGGDFTLADGKVHDDAPAADKLTYSGIAVLHPQLFDGCSDGAFRLAPLLRKAMAEGRVSGEHLKGHWIDVGTHERLAQVETLIKASR
- a CDS encoding TerB family tellurite resistance protein; amino-acid sequence: MWWPGTLIGAGAGFAIASIPGALLGALLGQALDRRLNLQSWAQLRERLGGRPALRNDELLFALLGRLAKSDGRVVDGHIQQARQEMRALDLSESAQRRAIAAFNRGKSGDVRLRGYLRRLSTQPHAAEGVLRACWRMVWADGKAGVGERELIARWGKWLGWTQQQVQALASDYEPHKLSLPSSGVTYQEALRLLGVSATSEPSQIKRAYRRLISRHHPDKIAGSGATPLQVREATDKTRELHNAYRLIRERRDFR
- a CDS encoding alpha/beta hydrolase family protein; this translates as MSSVYRLALPALCLSLILPSAFSVQASEPAPAAAEQAAEEKPAERQPLLERSQEEATALGRQLPPQEQQQLQTGSDTFLALWKPANTSEPKGAVIIVPGAGETADWPEVIGPLRKKLPDVEWSSLSITLPDLQSDVIAPRVAQASPETKAADTAAAAPDATTAAPIEQVAGGEADAADPAAVETSEEHAGADAERIFARIDAALAYAEQQSARSIVLLGHGTGAYWAARYLNEKQPSQIERFVMVAAQTPVTAKPGLAELTPTLKLATADIFYMDKPLDRNAALERLQASKRLKGSTFSQVSLKALPNPSAEQEQLFRRVRGWLSPQKPGE